CGTGAGGGTGGCATGAGGTGTCCGGATTCAGGCAAAACCGTAATTAGACACAGAAAACCGATGGCCGAACAGCCGGTTTTTACAATTTGCAAAAGTCCGGTCGCCAACTGGTCTGCGGCGCAAGTGCATGGCTGCCGGAAAAGAGGTTGCGGCCACCATGGGTGGCAAGCAAACCAATGGGAGAATTCCTCCCTGAAAAGCAAAAAAGCCAATCAAAGGATTGGCCTGAATGCTTATATCGACTGGCGCGCCCGGAGCGATTCGAACGCCCGACCCCTTGGTTCGTAGTTCTTCATTCGATTGCAATACACTGTTTTTATTGATATTTACTAGCTGCCCGTTCCCCTAACAGTAGCTGTTCTGCACTCTATATCCCTATCAACTCCCCATAAAGCCCCCTTCTCTGTAGAAACAAAGAGCGAAGGGATGGGCGAGCAACATACCATTGGGTTATGATTTCCGCTTCCGGCCACAAGCGGTCCATCAGGAAAGTGCCATGTAGCTGACGTTGGCCGTATTTGTATGATTGATGATTGATTACGAGAGCCGGGCGAGGTAATCTCTATGTCATTGAAAATTCAGTCGTGTCCATATTAATGGCGGTAACGCTGACGTTTCTGCATCTGAATACTATTAGGCCTTCCGCTGAAATGTCAGCGCCACCAAACCTACATGAATGCAAAAAAGACAACCATGAATTTCCTTGAAGAAATCAGAGATAACTGGAAACTTGATGCAAAGTCAGAAAATACAGAACGATATTTTTATCACGTCAAGGAAGTAGAAAAAATTCTTTCCGGGAAAAGATCTTATGTTATCGGCCGCAAAGGCACTGGAAAGACCTCAATAACTCAATACATTGAGGGAATATCTGATCCAAATATATTCTCCGAGCAACTATCTTTCAAGAACTTCCCGTTCAATGAACTTTACAGCCTAAAAAATTCCGGATACACGCATCCGAATCAATATATCACTTTCTGGAAATACATAATATACAGCCACATTTGCAAAATGATGGCAAGAAACGAAGCAATTGATGGAGAGGTTTCTACCGCACTAAAGAAACTATACGCTCCAGAACCGATAAACACGTTGCAGCGTTGGATCAAGAAATGGACTGCAAATGATTTCTCGTTCCAGATATTAGGAACTGGTGGAAAAGTTGGATTCAAGGAAAACAACACTAGTGATACATGGATTGAGCGGGTCGATGCACTTGAATCAATTATTGCTGAATACATTGATACTTCAATATATTATGTATTATTCGATGAGCTTGATGAAGACTACAAAAATATTATCGAAAAAAGTCAATATGAAAACTATACACACCTGCTGACAGGGCTATTTAAGGCAGTTCAGGACATCAAGAGTACGTTTAAGTCGGAAAGATTTAAAATATTTCCGGTTGTATTCCTGCGAGATGACATATACAGCATTCTGACCGATGCAGACAAAACAAAATGGGATGACTTCAAGATTGAACTTGATTGGGATAAAAACAAAATAAAGGATCTGATCGCATTTAGGATATCACGGGCACTAAACGCCGATGGGCCAATTTTGAAATTTCAAGATGCTTGGAGCTCATTATTTAATCAAGCCGCGATTGGTGTTGGACACCGTCAGGGAAAGGAAATGTCAGCCTTCGAATTTATGTGTCGAAGCACTCATCTAAGACCTCGAGATTTTACAAAATACATCCAGGCTTGCGCCGAGGCTACGCGAGATAACGCGATAATTATTCCCGCCGAAACGATCAAGAGGGTTGATAAAACATTCTCCAACTACCTCAAAAGGGAGTTGATTGATGAAATTCATAGCGTAATACCAGACATATCTAACATCTTCGACGTTATATCTCAGATAAGGAAGCAGACTTTCTCGCACGAGGAGTTCAAAAGAGCACTTGACCAAAAAAACAAGGAAGGCACAGTCAAGGAAACGGACTCCGCTTTTGTCTTGCGAATTTTGTTCTTATTTAGCGTTATTGGGAATCAGCCCAAGCAAGTCAACCAGACTGTCTTCAGATACATTAACAAAGAGGCATCACCAAATTTCACAGAGAATTTCGTTGTGCACCGGGGGCTTCTAAAAGCACTACAGATTCTGTGATTTTGGTCCAGTCACTATATTTGCATCGATTCTGGCGGAAGAAGTAACTGGCAGATAAATCAATATCTGCATTTGAACCTACGACACCTGACCAATCGGTCGAAAAGCCCCCAGCATCAAACGTTCCTGAGAGGCTGCTTCGCCAAGTTCACTACTTCCGCTTTGGGTCGTAAGCAGATGACACAAAATCACCCATGCTAAAACTCCCGAAAGATTTAGCCCTGAATTTTGCAAAACATTGGACGCCAATCTACGCAGAAATCTTTCAAGAACTGAAGGCTGAAGGTGGGCGAATCCAAGCAGGGAAACGTTTTGCAGAGATTCGCCAAAAATTCGGTGTCTCTTATGTTTTGCTATATGACCATGAAAGAAAGCCAGGGATCGCAATTATGCTGGCTTTACTTGGGGAAGATGGGTTCAAACAATTTAACCAAGACTCTGCTACATGGTCAGAGCAAGAAATAAACAATTTTTTCAAAGAGATTGAAAGCCAGGAATTCCAGAAGGAATTACTCGATCATTTAAATCTTACAGAGACCGAAGCAGAATGGGCTGAACAGAAGACCCTGTTTGAATCGCTGCCAGAAGATCAGAAAACTGCCTCACAGAAAACAGCCGTTTTTTTATTTTCAGGTTTCTTTGCCCATTTTTTCAACACCATGGCGCTAATGACACATGGTGCAACGATGACCTCACTGATTGCGCAAGCGATGCAAGGCGATGACGAGGCATTTGGGAAAGCAGTTCAGGTAGATCGCTTCCTCCTGACGCATCACCCCGATTTTATGGCCCGCAAACAACGCGCCCAGGACGAAGGAGACAGGAGGTTCTTGAGCGCCCTTGCCTACCGTGAAAGCAATCCCAATCTAAAGGGAAAAATTCGCTATCCGGCGCTATTCATGCTCTTCGGTCTGTTGGAGTCATTCCAATGGCTCGACAGCCTCCGACACGAGGAAATTCTCGACCTCTGCGACGAAATTGGACTGGATCGTTTCCAAAATCGGATTGAGGATGTGAATTATCTGACGAAGCGCCTAATTGAGTACCGCAAGTTTCAGAAAACTGGCGGTCTGTCAATGCAGTGAATTTCAGTTTCACGGCATTAATCTACCTACCTCTGGTTCATAACATTCGTATCCACTTCAAGGCAGATCGGCTGCTTTGAGTCTTTCTCAAAGGAATGTGGATATGAAAAAGCAAGATCATGTCGCCCCTACCTCCCTCGGGCTGGCTGGCGGGGTGGCCGCGCGAGCGGCCAGACGCCAGCCAAACGAGGGAGGCCATGCGGCGATGGATGCCGCGCCATCGATTGATGGTGGCCCCAAGGGTGCGCCCCCTAGTAACACAGCACCCTATAACAGCAATTCAGGGCATGGTGTTTTCTTCAAGGCACTGCGTTGGGGGGTTGATAGTCTTTATCTCTCCTACCC
This genomic window from Dechloromonas sp. ZY10 contains:
- a CDS encoding P-loop ATPase, Sll1717 family; the encoded protein is MNFLEEIRDNWKLDAKSENTERYFYHVKEVEKILSGKRSYVIGRKGTGKTSITQYIEGISDPNIFSEQLSFKNFPFNELYSLKNSGYTHPNQYITFWKYIIYSHICKMMARNEAIDGEVSTALKKLYAPEPINTLQRWIKKWTANDFSFQILGTGGKVGFKENNTSDTWIERVDALESIIAEYIDTSIYYVLFDELDEDYKNIIEKSQYENYTHLLTGLFKAVQDIKSTFKSERFKIFPVVFLRDDIYSILTDADKTKWDDFKIELDWDKNKIKDLIAFRISRALNADGPILKFQDAWSSLFNQAAIGVGHRQGKEMSAFEFMCRSTHLRPRDFTKYIQACAEATRDNAIIIPAETIKRVDKTFSNYLKRELIDEIHSVIPDISNIFDVISQIRKQTFSHEEFKRALDQKNKEGTVKETDSAFVLRILFLFSVIGNQPKQVNQTVFRYINKEASPNFTENFVVHRGLLKALQIL